The genomic region TCTTTCCAAATACGGCCACTTACCCTCAACTTCAGCTCTTGCCTATCGCCACCGGAAAAGTGTAGAGCTAGATTCCTTTGGATAACAAGTCCATCTTGACTGTCACGAACTTTCCGATGACCGTCACGAATGCTCCTTGGAATACCCTGCCATGTTAGCTTACGACCGTTGGCACCAACTTCCAAACAATAACCGAACTTTTTTGCTTCACTATCATCACCCATAAAACGTAAAAAGGCCATATAGACAGGTACCATCCCTATCTGGAAGGCCTCGAAATGCAAGCAGAATTGTTTTCCAAAACATTTGAACACCTGCAAAGGATATCAGCGTTCAAAATCTAGATCCAGGATTCATCACAATACAAGATTTAATTTGATCGTAACTAACAGTAACTGTAACTTCAACAGTCTGAAGAGAAACCACATAATTTCCTCAGTGATAGTAAGAACTCGATGATTGTTGAAGCACAGTAACAATGATTGTAATGCAAGGTAGCATAAATGAACTTACAGTAAGCATCCATGTGGCATGTTCTACTTCCTGTGGATTCGATTTCACATATCTATGGTTGAAGGTACATCCATCGTGCATGTCGACCTTATGATCATCCTTGAGATGTGCAATGAGGGTTGGGATGTCACCTGTGATGGAACAATCAGAACCAGCATAGGGGCAATTGTAAGGACGAAATCGACAGTGTTGCTTGTGCTTAAGCTTGCTGTAATATGGGAGAATTTCATGGCAACCTAGGCTATGATATTTACAAGGGAGTTCCAAGGATTCCGCAAATTTCTCCAAAGCTAAAAACCTTATATTTCCGAGATCATACCGGCATGACGGACAACAGTTACGCACTCTATTCTTGCAATTCAAACACAAAGTGTGTCCATTTGGGCACTGCAATAGAAGATTGAATGCAAAACATATAAATATTTCAGTAACTGAGTAATTTTCTATATTGTAGCCAAAATCTCTTACGGTAAAGACCAAATCAGCCTATGTTTCAACAAAAGTATCGAATTCCTTTTGAATGACTTTACGAGCACAAAGATACTGCAGCACCTAAGCTCCAAGATGAAAAGTTATAATCTTTAATAGACATAAATTAGCGTTTTCTTTTTCTCTATAACGCTAAGTCTGTAACTAACCATTCGATGCTTGTGCCTGATTCCGTACACTTCACAATTACATAACCGAAAAACTTAATTCAATAGGGCAGCACAACCAGTTCTTTGCCACCATTTTCACCCCAACATACAGATATCATCAATAAGTTCCATACGAGCATATGAAAGCACAAATCTTAGCATTCATGGTCAAGTAATTTAGAAAATTCAGTAACaggaaaaacaataaataaagggTACAAAAATACATCTCTACGGAAGAGCCAGAATGAACCTGGTGAATTGGCGGGTACATCAAGTTTTTGCATACAGGACATTCAAGGAGCTCATAAACACCATTGTTTGACTGAATTCCATGTTTTCCAACAAAACCAAAAGAACTTTTTGTCGTCATAGAATTACTCTCGGGTGTTGTTGTAGCAATGGCGTAATCTGCAACGGCAGGATAAGATTCAACTTCTTTGCAAGCACTGCCTCCAGGAGCCATTGCTACTCCAAATATATTTACCTATTACGGAAAGGCCTCACTCTCTGTTTCCCTGTAGAGGATAAAAATTAGATGTCATCAGAAAAGAAAGATACCGAAATCAAATTCCAAATTCATATGCAGTTGAACATCTAGAAGAAAATAAGACAAGCAGGGCATAAAATGCTACATCTTTAAGCAAGCAAAAGGAGAGGATCGCCAATAAAAAAGAACCCACCTTTCCTAATAACATCATCATCTAAGAAAGCAACATtcccagttttttttttttaatgaaaatccattcaatttcaatcaaatATAAAGTTGAATAATGCAGAAAAAGAAGCAACATAACCATAAAAAAGAAACCAAAATACGAGACTAACAGCATacagaaaaacaaaacaaaacttaATCCACCAAATTTCAATTGGATTTTTACACTataaaagaaatttaataggttgTAATAGAGAAACCAGAAAATGAGGGGGGAAATGTGAAAGAAGAGAAGGCCCTCCCAACCCAAAAATGTTAAACGTTCCAACAAAGTTTCCTCTTTTTCGATGAAATGTTAAACTAAGTTTGTTCTAAAAACCAACTTATCTACTTGGATTAATAAGACACAAAGAACAATGAAGCAAAACAAAAGCACCTATTTTTAAAAAGTTGTCAAACATTACCAatcaaaagaaagaaacaaaagcaGAACCAAAGATAAAAATACAGAGTTGAGATTTCCAAGCTTAGTAGTGTCATTTAACATCATTAACATCCCAAAATAAAATCTGGGTTGTGCTCTAAAACAGTGAAATAATAGTAATTAGAGAAAATGGTGAAGGGGGAACAACCCAAACTTACGAGTTTTAAACCCAACACATGGAAGATATGAAAGGCAAAAACATTTAAAATGGTGACCATCCTTCTTTGAAAATGCAAACGCCTTTCTCCTTGAAATAGACTGCCATGCGATTTAAAACTAAGGTGCTGgccaaattcaaaaaatatatatatttaaaatttatatttaaaattagagTTAATTGCAACTGACATCCCTAAACTATGACTCTTGTTTTAAATTAGTCTTTAAACTTCAAAACATTTTAAGATTTTATATTTATCAAATCCTTTTATTATTGAAACCGTTAATCTAACAGTTAAATGACACGTCAATTCTTATTTaactaaatttaaaatgaaattttaaataaatataaggtTGTCgcatcaattttaaaaataagataaatCGGAAGAAGAAAAATGTAAATGATAAATCTTTtgtaaaagttttgaaaacctAAAATCTAAGATTATTTAAAACatctattttataatatttatttttcttaaaattttcattttaaattattttacataaGATATTGTGTATCATTCAACATTTAAACTAAcgattttagtaaagaaaggacTTAATCGATATAATCTTGGTAGTTTAAGGATATAATTAGAATGAACTGAAATTTAAAACCAATTTAAAATGGATCATAATTTAGGATCTTTGATGCAATTAAcgcttaaaatttttttattaaataatgatTTATGTCCAAGTTTGAATTCGGTACTCgtacaataaaaattaaaattaaaattaaaaactaaaaattaaactaaaaaattaCCTTGATAAAGAAAAATCTTCCTTAAAATATGAGTGGAgatatatataatttttgtttTCATATATTATATCATTTGTATCACGTAaagattatataataatataagaattaaaaattattaaattattaattttaattaaaataatattaaataattaattatataaatatattttaataaaatttaatgtttCTATTTGAACCAAACTTAAGGAAAATATCACATGAATATCATATATAAACGTAAGGGTGATACACAAGGACACCTTTAAGTCCAACAAATCaagttatttttctttttttaaaaaaataaactatGGCGATTTTATTCTAAAATCATATTTCACAAAACAGTTACTACAATAATGATGGGATTTGCTTCATGGATTTCGATTCGATTTGTTCTAAATGGAGtagattttttatatatttgaaaaatgGATATGGGACGGGATGGAGTGGATTTATAGTACTATGGAGCGATTGGGACAATTGCTTGCCTCACCCCAACCTGCtctattatataaaattatcattttattcttgtatatataattattaatggTTAAATATAATAATGTAATTTAGAAaaaagtgtatattttatgtttagttttttgaagaattatgtttaaatttttacttgattttaaaaaattaaaaaattaaagataaGTAGCAAAATTAAATTGAAGAGGAGCGTGGGGGCGGGACAAGGATGGATGCATCCAACATCCCTGGAAGTGGTAGTAGCTTTCAAGATTATATATCCATAGTGAGGCGAGACGGGTGGTGGAGTAGATTGTGTCAATTGTGGAGTGAAAATGAATTTAGTAATACATGCCCCATCCCACTCTATTGTCATCCCTAACTACAATCATAATCACTCGATTATTAgtaaattttgtaacaccccattaCCCGACCCAATCATCAGGTCCGAGTTATGAGGTATCACATATTTTGCCGAAGCAACTATGATCAAACTATGTTCGATTTATACTATTAATGATTTATTTCAACCAATACAATCACACAATACGATATAAAGTCGTTTTCGGATTTTATACAAGCTTATGAATGCTCTAAAGCTAACCCGAGGtcgaattaggatcaaattgtaaaattttcaaaatattgagTTGATGTTGCAACATTGGTCGTCATGACGCAACATACTGAGTAGGTCTCATCACGACATTAAATACACATCGTCGCAAATATGCTACAATTCAACTAAAACAATTTACATATTCAATTTAAGAATTTTGTTCTCCTACAACGTTCCATTTGATAATCCAACTAACATTTATATCATCCATTCTATTAACAAATATGTAACATATCTAATTCAATTACTTACATATTCATTTATGTAACAATACAATGTTTAATCTCATTTTCATTCAAATTTTATACAACTTAATCAATTCAAATTGTCATCTATAGGCATATAGCTTGTTCATTTACTATGATCAACATTTCATTTCACATCTCTGTCATTTCCAAGCTTATAAGCTCATCTAACACAATCAGCCCTCAGGCCATGTTTTTAGCCATTTCATATGGTCTTTCACATGCTATCGaatatcacatttcatttcaatcaaCCATATAACGAAAACATGTTTATATAACCCTATTAACTTAACTCGAGTTTCAAGACGGATACACAAAATAGACAACATGCATCTCAATCTAACACCGTAGCGCATCATTGTACCGAAACAAATATAATGGCACGTAAGTGCACCATGGGATAAACTGAAGTATAAACCCTTGCAATTAATAAAGTAATCGATTTCCAATCTCATCACATAGTTTAGTTCACATCCTGTCATTCTCAATTCAACatcaattcatcatttcattatataatataacataattcatttcaatttcataCTCATTTTCTATATCAATTAAGTCATACAACTTTCTATTTTATTCAAATTAGTTTCTTTCTTGATATTCAATTTCAATCAtagcatttcaactcaataaccatTAACAACTCACCTCAACTCAACTCAGTAATTAGATTGATCTCGGATCATAGAGATACAAACCGAAAGCTCGCGTCACTCATCGCCAGCTCTTGCCTTTCTTTTCCTTCTTGACGACTCAGCGTTGTCTTTAGCTAATCATGTGACCGAATCCTAGCTTCAAAATGGTGTTTTCTTccccattttttttcttcttcaaattaAGGCTTGGGAAGATGACAATTTTGTTGTCATCCCAccaactttaatatttatattaaagttATATGCTaattaactttaattaattagtttaattaagatTATTATTCTTTAatctttatttgtttaatttaaatgTCCATCATCATCAATGTCGACTAACATTTAAAGaaaaatggtttaataaccattTTGATTCTTCGGATAATTGCTATCCAAGTCTCCAagcctttttctaattaaaactctatAGTGATTAtactttcacaatttagtccataggcCTTAATTAATGACATTTTCGGCTAAATTACTTAATCTAATTTTAATTTatctaatatttaatatttaatatttacaaactcgGTTTATGAAAATAAGGTCCCAAAATTGCAATATTCGTCACCACTGAATTTCAGGTTGTTAGAAATTTATACGTTGGTCactcaattataaaaaaaatataagttGGTCATTCAAGTATTTGAAGTTAATCATTTAAGTCACATTTTTGTTAACTTGCTAATGGTCAACGTGGGCTATTAAGTCATTATTCCTCAAATATATCCGGGTAAACTGCACTCTAGTTAatcaattattagtaaatttttgttttggccACCAAACtaaaaaaaagttacaaaatgattacTAATGGACCAATAACATCAAAGGAAAagctagaaaattattttaggagGCTAGAAATGAATAAAAGTTTTTAGGGTCAAAGTGCAATTATATCATTATACTAATTTGTGGTTTTCTAAAGTTAGAAGAGCTATATATAGAATCTTTCATTTTAGGGCCAAAGCCACAGCCCACCGCCCCTATCTCTACCCTTGAATAACATGGCACATTAACTCATAGGTATAATAGTTAATTTGATCCTAAACTATGACTAAATTATTGTTTTAgtacttttataaattttaatgttaaatcctataaaattataaaattataaaaaatctgaaaattctagaattcataattttatttgtttgaaattataaaaatatttttaatttttaattatgcaaaaattaataaaatttgtaTCACCACTTTTCTCATAGCATGTACTCTTTCTGACTGCCCAGTTTATATCACCACTTTCCCACAAATTTGATACATAACCCACTTTTCTCATTGGTGGTAGTCCCATTGATAACTCAAAAAGATTCATGCCGATTTTTCGCACCTTTAGCATTTCCAATGAGGTCTCTTAGCACTCCAATTTACCAAGTCAACACTCCCACCATAAGGAGTACCCTTGGCTAGTTGGATTGCTGACAAGATTTTGGTTTTTCCCCTCATGCCTAGACTCACTGGCACAATGCATTATTGTTGACTAGTATCCAAGATACATATGAAATAGGAAAAAAGGAACCAAAAAAGCATCGATCTTGTCAAGTAATTTCAATCCAAGATCAAAGTCGTAATCATCTAATTGAATTACCACAAAGCCTTCATTACTTTTTTATTGACCAATATGTATCTCAACTCCTTGTGCTACTCCCACAGTCAGTACTTTCTTAGAATTAACAGTCTTTATTCTCTTAGTCGTTTTACTAACTGAGAGACCAAGTTTACCTATGGCTTTTCCTGACATGAACAAATCAGATGCCCCAGTATCAATAAGAGCACCCCTCCTTCGATTTGCGATGTTGATTTCCACAAAAATCAACTCTTTTTACTTGTGACCCTTTTCGCTTTAACAGAATTAAGTATCATTGACCCAAGTTGTTGTatctagtgccctaagtgtagtattttcgtctatatacaattgtaattttttcaaacatATTGGTTAATGAAATAAAttcattgtaacatcccgaaatagggcctaaacgaaacagtggttgcgaaaccataaatacgaggtagaaaaatttattttattatcattttaagggctatggcatgatttcatgattgtatgaaaattttgtttagaaattttatcgatagagggtctaatttgatatttaggactaaattgcaaaagttgtaaaatgtgtgttctagtttacaaaggtactaagtacttgtgagtaatgggtttttaaagtggaggtccttagatagtagttagaccattatactagtttggacaaaaatacctaaaggaagataaaacaccatagtttttaattaagggcattttggtcatttagttattaaaatgaattaaaaacaaaattaaaagtcaatttttgtccatcttcaaccccttggccgaatttcacatgaggaagacatatgTAGggcttttcaagcttccaagctcaattgtaagtccgttttatccccgttttaatgttatttacgtttttggagtcccggtaacttgattaagcttattctagcaataatttaacctagggttcatatttggaaaaatacccataggtgaaatgtgtttattttgatgttttatggtagaatatgaagcttgaaattgtgttaaacaagttttgctaagtgattttacgtgaaaatgagtaaaacgacataatcggtaaaaatacctaatgttcataagcacatattagagtgagaatttgatgttgtcatagaagggaaaaatgatcagcatgtcataaaacataagaaaataggatgaagtttaatttccgagccttggggaaaaagtgtaaatatgtaaaagtttaggggcaaaaatgtaattttgccaaagtttgagtcaaggactgttttaataaatgtgagtattaaataagctaattttttttttattatagatcaagaagaacgaaatccggagttagaccggggaaagaaaaagatagtggactaaatcgatatagttgatcgtattttgtttcgcggtaagtttgcggtaaataaatgcaatattctattgttttatgttaatgttgttaatttccagcatgtgcatatatattttatgaaattattaaaagaagactcaagcatgaattgacggagaagtaatttcagaaagtcccggttgaaccttaagaatgtgtaggatacaaatgtcatgacattagggtttaaggataccatgtaagaccatgccaaggcatggcaattggtaaggtttctaaggtaaGAAaataatgtaagaccatgtcaagacatggtattaataagttactataaggcaaaggtcccatgtaagaccatgccaaggcatggcattggtgagttcataaggcaaggataccatgtaagaccatgtcaagacatggcaatggtaagtttcaaaaggataccacgtaagactatgacaagtcatggcaatggtaaggtacccgtgtatccttattattccaagtggttcaacgggaaaatttaaagagaatatcaaggtaaggtaaggtaagacgagttatgttaaaaaggtaagacgagttatactagaagagcaaaggtaagtatatattgTTCAtgcatgcttgataaggaaaaaggtaagtaaaatttattaataaatttgattaagtaagtaagtatttaagtaagtgagtaagtgaagaagtttaaaatatgtctatgacaattaatgaagttgcattaagtagtatcatgctaagtagtaagataattcttatgaatattgttatttatttgcatgcaaacttactaagcttaatgcttaacccctttattttccttctttttatagttttttcaagctaactcggggatcgtaaagtacgtcggaggtccgggcacactatcacaaggattattttggtatagctagatgtttcattttgagtgtggcatgtatagcatcgtagccattttgtgtgtataatcttatgatatggctaatggatggtatgtaaatgcttgataatgattagctgttggaatggctaatcaaggacatgtttagtgttatgtatgcctaaatgccaGTTATTCCATGGatatcatgaaaaaggtgaaattagctttaaaacagtatcagaCAGCAATAAtgatgtgactttggaaaatcactaaaaatagtagaaatggatttagatagttaatgagatatagaattaaatattattgagtctattttcatacgaaAGAAACAGATTAAATAAAGgaattgtattttatgagatatttaaattttggtgagacagggtcagagtgatttttgaatcccctgttctgactttagaaattcactaaaaattgtacaaaaataattaggagttatactttatatgtataaattccttatttagtataattttaaataaaataaatggcatggttatttgaattctttataagaagaaaattaattcgtagtgaacagaggttagagcagccaaacactaaaataggggaactttaactaataaaatgtactaattgattaggcaaaaaattatgaaaaaaatttagtaagaagatatatgagtctagtttcagaaaaaatttatggatttggatttcgagtttcataactcaagttatgatttatttagtgactatgtcGCAAATGgatagtttatttatgaaagatgaaataaattgttttgatttgtttaaatgatcggaaaatttttattgatttcggTTTGTTCACAAaatatttcaatttcatgttttagggtctcgaggaccctttttaaggacatattgaatgaatgaaactaaattaatttttaaaaacaaatttttatgccccgaattagtaagctaagtcaggtaacgcctcgtgctcgactccagcgatggtctcgggtaaggggtgttacattcatggattacattaatataatttgtataattatcttcatgtggtttttgcatgcaaagaaaaatagaagcaaatgttgGCTCAGTGGTTGTCTAATGCTTAAattaatactaagcggtattacatggtcggatcgtaatacagaaagacaacttatattagtagacaagCCTGATACTTAGTCTAATCAGAATGatcaaaccgattgaaagactaatatgatGTCTATCAAGTCTGATTaggggagatgctttgtcttgggcatcggaACGGATGATTCCCAAAAGATATAGACAtagtgtaacatcccaatttagggtctagtcgaaacagtggttttgagaccacaaattcaacataataaaatttatttttattatatttttatggtatacaatTTCACGAattaatttcgtgaaaattttgtttgaaaattttgacgtttgggcctcaatttagccaaaatgactaaatcgtaaaaaattgcaaaagttgagttctacatgctagaggtgtccaattgttatgaaattttaaatttgaggttcttatatggtaattagaccattggttaagttggtggaaaaaaatggacatggttaggcatgtttctaaAGTTTATTACAATGtattaaaaacaaaactaaaagccaatttttgtccatcttcaaccccttggctgaaacttgcatggagaaaccatggctagggtttttcaagctcccaagctcgattgtaagtttgttctagccccgtttttaatgatttttatgtttttgcaatccccataacaagatctatctatttctaccatttatttgagctagggttgatgttcaaaaattttacccatgtgatacatgtgtgtattttgatgtttaagggaggaatatgaatgttttttgtgtgttaaacgacttttactaagtagtttttgatgaaaacgctaaaaaggactaatttgtaaaagttataaaatttttcataaaagtgtgatttagtggaaattgtgggcttctatggttatgaaaatgattcggctaggcttaaagtgcaaagaaattgaataaaatcatttataagcctaggggcaaagtgtaaatatgacaaagtttaggtgcaaaaatgtaattttgccatagtatgatttttggatcacattgactaatgtgactaataaatagactaaaggtgatattatagatcaaagaaaacgaggttcggacctagaacggggaaaaacgagaaattgacggttaggtccctttTGCCATtttgtgtcgaggtaagttcatgcgtAAATAATGTAACCTTatgttatatatttaatattttgatattgcatgaattttaaACATTTGTTTTTATGAAATGGATTAATGACGATTTTGACGAGGTTTTGAGAAATGAGAAATCTCGATTTAACTTCAAGGGtagaatacaaatgtcatgatattagaGCTACtgagatttcgtataagaccatatctgggatatggcatcggtgtgtgatttcgtataagaccatgtcagggacatggcgtcgatatgatattccatgtaagaccatatccgggatatggcattcTTACAGTACTAAGAGTATGAGATCCCCGAGCATATTTAGTATTTTgttgtgttcaatgggtaaattaaAGATGAGTATGAGAATGAAATTACTACGAGTAAACAGGCTTGTACGTaagcctataattttaaattattgattaTTGTGGAAATAATTGTTTATTACCCATAGTGATTGATAGTACAcatgcttgtgatgttggataTATGATGAATATGAATGATGATTTTGTGTTAGGTTGATTAGCCGAATTGAGATGTGACCTaatatgtttatatgcttgaattgaatttcaATGAGTATGCTAAGAACGAGTAGGTATGTGACTATATTATGAGTGGTACACGTATGTACATGGAACTCATGTGAAATGAATTTTATATATGATGAATTCTTGGTGAAAATGTACATGAACAAGTTATGCTTGTGAAACATTGATAACCTTGTGACAAATGGTCTACATTTATGATTAATGGATGCATGATAAGATTTGATAATGATCATGTGATAGGCTTAGGAGCCTAATTGATTGTGATATATTACggttcatttattaaaattatgtttcatTGGATATAAGGAAAAGAATGACAGGCATAATTGTCGAATAATGACATTATGAGAATATAGTAAGATACGGGCTTAGACAAGTGAAAGGTGATTGAACaatatgttgaaattatgattactcacaaataatatgcatgtgattaagaggatggaaataacttgttagttaatgtgatatgttataataGGAAAACTATAGTGGCTAGGCTAATGCCAAGGCATGTAAATGGTGTTTATGAATTAAAGGAGTAATCACTATGAATGAATAAGTAGAAATCTTAAAATCTAATGCTAATTGAAATTATAGTACTTTTATGGATGGATAaagtaaatgaatgttaatagttgttgttatttgcatatgaacttattaagctatattatatagcttacccccctcCTTTCCCAAGTCTTATAGGTTAaattagctagctcgggttgaaAACCGCTggagatgtcatcacactatcaagctatcatcgtaggtaaaaatgaatacaaacctcttaattttatggcatgtatagggactaagtCAATTGTGAATGTGTCATTAcaatttagccaa from Gossypium arboreum isolate Shixiya-1 chromosome 1, ASM2569848v2, whole genome shotgun sequence harbors:
- the LOC108482293 gene encoding E3 ubiquitin-protein ligase SINAT2 translates to MAPGGSACKEVESYPAVADYAIATTTPESNSMTTKSSFGFVGKHGIQSNNGVYELLECPVCKNLMYPPIHQCPNGHTLCLNCKNRVRNCCPSCRYDLGNIRFLALEKFAESLELPCKYHSLGCHEILPYYSKLKHKQHCRFRPYNCPYAGSDCSITGDIPTLIAHLKDDHKVDMHDGCTFNHRYVKSNPQEVEHATWMLTVFKCFGKQFCLHFEAFQIGMVPVYMAFLRFMGDDSEAKKFGYCLEVGANGRKLTWQGIPRSIRDGHRKVRDSQDGLVIQRNLALHFSGGDRQELKLRVSGRIWKEA